The nucleotide sequence TCGGCATGATAGCGAATTCGACCTTCCTGGATCGGAATATTTAACGCCTCTTCAATCAGATAGGCATAGGCTAAGATTTGGAGTTCGTCACTGGCCCAGGCCTGGGGTTGTTTATTCTGATCTCGGTAGCAGCGTCCCCGCTTGTGTTCGTAGGGAATGACCTGACCATTGCGAGTTCGCAGGGCATCCACCCGGCCCCGTATCCCCAAGGTTTCGCTTTCCAGATTGAGTTCTTCCCAATCTTCATCTTCTTGTTTTTGCAATTCCACATGAAGTCGTCGGCCGGCAAACACGGCGGCATCTTGGGTATAAAGTTCTTCGACTTCTTCTAGGTAAAACAATCGCGGGCAGTAGGCCAGGGCATGGAGGGCAGAGACTCGGATCGTTGGGGTAGTTGGCGGGGCCTGGGTGGGGAGTGCAAGCATGATCTGAGGAGGAATGGCAACACGCTTAAGGTAGCTTGCGTTCACAGATAAATCATGGATCTTGTGCGACTGACGAATAAAGCCAAGTCATATGCTTGTCGATCCCTCCTAATTGAACTTACTTAGATTTGAGTGTAGATGTCTCGACGATGACCAATTTTGATCACTAAAATAATTAATTTCTCTGCCTCAACTCGGTAAATAATGCGATAGTCTCCTACTCGGATCCGAAGCAGGCCATTTCCGTTTTTGAGCTTTTTGGTATGGACAGGATAAGGATCGACGATAAGAGCCTCTATTCTATTTGCAATCCGCTGTTGAATTTCCTTGGGGAGTTTAGCGAGTTCCTTTTTCGCTGTTTTCAAAAACTCAATGCGATAATTGCTCACAAACCCAACTCCTGCTTAACCTCATCCCAAGTGACCCGGCGTTGGTTCTCTGGATTAGACTCAGCAAGAGTGGCTTCCTTTACATCTAGTAAATCTTCTAGATCATCAGCATTAATCACAGCTAACTTACCTTGGGCAATCCAGTCTAAAAATTCCTCGCTTGATAAATTAAATTGCTGAGCTAAGGACGTAATACCCGCTAATATTTTTCCAGAAATTGATACAGAATTCATCAAA is from Synechococcus sp. PCC 6312 and encodes:
- a CDS encoding type II toxin-antitoxin system RelE/ParE family toxin, giving the protein MSNYRIEFLKTAKKELAKLPKEIQQRIANRIEALIVDPYPVHTKKLKNGNGLLRIRVGDYRIIYRVEAEKLIILVIKIGHRRDIYTQI